One genomic window of Cydia pomonella isolate Wapato2018A chromosome 6, ilCydPomo1, whole genome shotgun sequence includes the following:
- the LOC133519066 gene encoding major facilitator superfamily domain-containing protein 12-like isoform X1, with amino-acid sequence MCSKYGSTDANETMVENAKEAEVEIDLSRSSKRRQWWRDHQNFVFGLGHVHNDLCAAMWFSYMMLFFQAVLEMRSAVAGFLLMTGQIVDAIATPVVGILADRYGTKKSWHLTGSIMVTCTFPMLFIRCWGCWIGADVDYLAWWMPLYYTVLITFFQIGWAIVQISHLAMIPSISDSLQVRSELTSIRYMASVTSSITVYLITWVVLRATNYSTFIGPTDDYKLRDVAMIITGIGVTAFTLFHILFNLRPTKPSKSNGHTITNGSSALLTKEEHDTEQQSGPIDTKSKIYHFLRMPLLYQTSLLYVFSRLYWALTLVYVPLFLEERLSVNPSAGSELVASVPLVLYISSFFSSLLLKSKITSCGNQVAYLLGSFLSFISCLWIALGVDPHANIVQIYLVAALMGAGSSITLVSSLCVTADLIGPHSHQGAAIYSIVTFADKLVTGIAVVAIENYKCSHAADCPEYYRGVLTYACGGSAVLGSFSLIFTRLTTRTKAPT; translated from the exons ATGTGTTCCAAATATGGATCAACTGATGCTAACGAGACAATGGTGGAAAACGCGAAGGAGGCGGAAGTTGAAATTGATTTAAG CCGATCATCGAAAAGACGACAATGGTGGCGGGACCACCAGAACTTTGTCTTCGGCCTGGGGCACGTGCACAACGACCTCTGCGCTGCTATGTGGTTTTCCTACATGATGCTTTTCTTCCAAGCGGTACTAGAAATGAGATCCGCTGTCGCTGGATTTTTACTTATGACAG GACAAATTGTTGACGCAATAGCTACTCCAGTGGTAGGCATTCTGGCAGATAGATATGGCACTAAGAAGTCCTGGCACTTAAcag GGAGCATTATGGTAACATGCACATTCCCCATGCTATTCATCCGCTGCTGGGGTTGCTGGATCGGGGCGGACGTCGACTACCTCGCATGGTGGATGCCACTCTACTACACCGTGCTCATCACCTTCTTCCAAATCGGTTGGGCCATAGTCCAGATATCGCATCTGGCAATGATACCGAGCATTTCCGACAGCCTGCAAGTTCGTTCGGAACTTACTTCCATAAG ataTATGGCTTCAGTGACGTCAAGCATAACAGTCTACCTCATTACCTGGGTAGTATTACGAGCAACCAACTACAGCACATTCATTGGACCAACAGACGATTATAAATTACGC GACGTCGCGATGATAATAACGGGTATAGGCGTAACAGCATTCACGTTGTTTCACATCCTGTTCAATCTAAGACCAACGAAGCCATCCAAGAGCAATGGCCATACCATAACCAACGGTTCCTCAGCGTTGCTGACGAAGGAAGAACACGACACCGAGCAACAGAGTGGTCCGATTGATACTAAATCTAAAATTTATCATTTTCTACGGATGCCCCTGTTGTATCAGACAAGTTTATT ATATGTTTTCTCCCGACTCTACTGGGCACTTACATTGGTATATGTGCCCCTATTTCTGGAAGAGAGACTCTCAGTCAATCCCAGTGCAGGGTCCGAGCTGGTGGCTAGTGTGCCTTTGGTGCTGTATATATCGTCTTTTTTCTCATCTCTCctacttaaaagtaaaattaccaGTTGCGGTAACCAG GTGGCGTATTTATTaggaagttttttaagtttcatCAGCTGCCTGTGGATCGCACTCGGAGTCGACCCGCACGCCAACATAGTGCAAATTTATCTAGTAGCAGCTTTAATGG GCGCTGGTAGCTCAATAACACTAGTTTCCAGCCTATGCGTTACCGCTGACCTAATAGGTCCTCACTCCCACCAGGGTGCTGCTATATACTCCATCGTCACCTTTGCTGACAAGCTGGTGACCGGTATAGCTGTCGTTGCTATTGAAAATTA